The following are encoded together in the Kribbella sp. CA-293567 genome:
- the hrcA gene encoding heat-inducible transcriptional repressor HrcA, whose product MLDERKLDVLRAIVEDYVATHEPVGSKTLVDRHNLGVSPATVRNDMAALEEEGYITQPHTSAGRIPTDAGYRLFVDKLSTVKSLSQAEKKAISSFLVGAVDLDDVVRRTVRLLAQITRQVAIVQYPTLSRSSVRHIEVVTMTPRRLLLVLITSTGRVEQRIVEAQEDVDEQLIADLRSRLNSALTGQRLTDAATSLASVSDTFAPADRPLVAAIVTSLLEAFTVEGEQRIAVGGAANLTRYGDDFERNVKPVLEALEEHVILLKLLGEATSPQTLTVRIGHENPYEGLVTTSVVATGYGSKSEALATLGIVGPTHMDYPSTMGAVRAVARYVSQILADS is encoded by the coding sequence GTGCTGGACGAACGCAAGCTGGACGTGCTCCGGGCCATCGTCGAGGACTACGTCGCCACGCATGAGCCGGTCGGGTCGAAGACCCTGGTCGACCGGCACAACCTCGGCGTCTCCCCGGCGACGGTCCGCAACGACATGGCAGCGCTGGAGGAGGAGGGGTACATCACCCAGCCGCACACCAGCGCCGGCCGGATCCCCACCGACGCGGGCTACCGGTTGTTCGTGGACAAGCTGAGCACGGTCAAGTCGCTGTCGCAGGCCGAGAAGAAGGCGATCTCGTCCTTCCTGGTCGGCGCGGTCGACCTCGACGACGTGGTCCGCCGGACCGTCCGGTTGCTGGCGCAGATCACCCGGCAGGTCGCGATCGTGCAGTATCCGACCCTCAGCCGGTCGAGCGTGCGGCACATCGAGGTGGTCACGATGACCCCGCGCCGGCTGCTGCTGGTGCTGATCACCAGCACCGGCCGGGTCGAGCAGCGGATCGTCGAGGCGCAGGAGGACGTCGACGAACAACTGATCGCCGACCTCAGGTCCCGGCTGAACTCGGCCCTCACCGGCCAGCGGCTGACCGACGCGGCCACCTCGCTCGCGAGCGTGAGCGACACCTTCGCGCCGGCCGACCGGCCGCTGGTGGCCGCCATCGTGACCAGCCTGCTGGAGGCCTTCACGGTCGAGGGCGAGCAGCGGATCGCGGTCGGCGGCGCGGCCAACCTGACCCGGTACGGCGACGACTTCGAGCGCAACGTCAAGCCCGTACTGGAGGCGCTCGAGGAACACGTGATCCTGCTCAAGCTGCTCGGCGAGGCGACCAGCCCGCAGACGCTGACGGTGCGGATCGGCCACGAGAACCCGTACGAAGGACTTGTCACCACCTCGGTCGTCGCCACCGGCTACGGCTCCAAGTCGGAGGCGCTGGCCACTCTCGGCATCGTCGGCCCGACCCACATGGACTACCCGAGCACGATGGGCGCCGTGCGCGCCGTCGCGCGCTACGTCAGCCAGATCCTGGCCGACTCGTGA
- a CDS encoding ThuA domain-containing protein, with protein sequence MTTRRALVVRGGWEGHVPVEATELFIPFLRQNGFEVTVSDSPESYLDLDGTDLVLQCVTMSEITAEQVKGLEAAVRAGTGLAGWHGGIIDSFRSNTDYSFMTGGQFVSHPGGAVDHRIDIVSGHPIVEGLTAFDLRTEQYYVHADPTNNVLATTTFDAHPDFPWIVGATMPAVWTRGWGEGRVFVCTPGHTVADLETPQIRTIVERGLLWASK encoded by the coding sequence GTGACGACACGACGGGCACTGGTGGTGCGAGGCGGCTGGGAAGGCCATGTCCCGGTCGAGGCGACCGAGCTGTTCATTCCCTTCCTGCGGCAGAACGGCTTCGAGGTGACCGTCTCGGACAGCCCGGAGAGCTATCTCGACCTGGACGGCACCGACCTGGTGCTGCAGTGCGTCACGATGAGCGAGATCACCGCCGAGCAGGTCAAGGGCCTGGAGGCCGCTGTCCGGGCCGGGACCGGCCTGGCCGGCTGGCACGGCGGCATCATCGACTCGTTCCGCAGCAACACCGACTACAGCTTCATGACCGGCGGCCAGTTCGTCTCGCACCCGGGCGGCGCCGTCGACCACCGGATCGACATCGTCTCCGGCCACCCGATCGTCGAGGGCCTGACGGCGTTCGACCTGCGCACCGAGCAGTACTACGTGCACGCCGATCCGACCAACAACGTCCTGGCCACCACCACCTTCGACGCGCATCCGGACTTCCCCTGGATCGTGGGCGCGACGATGCCGGCGGTCTGGACCCGCGGCTGGGGCGAAGGTCGAGTCTTCGTCTGTACGCCGGGCCACACCGTCGCCGACCTGGAGACGCCGCAGATCCGCACGATCGTCGAGCGGGGGCTGCTGTGGGCGAGCAAGTGA
- a CDS encoding Gfo/Idh/MocA family protein — MGEQVTNIGIVGTGVISGTYLEHLARLPGVQVVAVADLDLSRAQAIADQNPGVRALTSDDLFADPEVDIVLNLTIPAAHGPVHQAALQAGKHVYGEKPLAVDRAEAEPLLKLAAANNLRIGCAPDTVLGTGTQTARAALDRGDIGVPTAATASFVTPGHELWHPAPEFYYQPGGGPLLDMGPYYVTSLVTLLGPVRRVTGRAGRSQEQRKVHTGPRAGEAFPVEVPTHVTGVLEHESGALTTVLMSFDVWAARLPRIEIYGTEGSLSVPDPNNFAGTVEIATATDRDWRELPVAGGYADAGRGVGVADMARALRNGEPHRADGALAYHVLDVLESVLESAAQDRSLDVASTVSRPAAVPLGASPELA; from the coding sequence GTGGGCGAGCAAGTGACGAACATCGGCATCGTCGGCACCGGCGTCATCAGCGGCACCTACCTGGAGCACCTGGCCAGGCTGCCCGGCGTACAGGTGGTCGCGGTCGCCGATCTCGATCTCTCGCGGGCGCAGGCGATCGCCGATCAGAATCCGGGCGTCCGGGCGCTGACGTCGGACGACCTGTTCGCCGATCCCGAGGTCGACATCGTCCTCAACCTGACCATCCCGGCCGCGCACGGACCTGTCCACCAGGCGGCGCTGCAGGCCGGCAAGCACGTGTACGGCGAGAAGCCGCTCGCCGTCGACCGTGCGGAGGCCGAGCCGCTCCTGAAGCTCGCCGCCGCCAACAACCTCCGCATCGGCTGCGCCCCCGACACTGTGCTCGGCACTGGGACCCAGACGGCACGGGCGGCGCTCGACCGCGGCGACATCGGCGTACCGACTGCTGCGACGGCTTCGTTCGTCACGCCGGGCCACGAGCTGTGGCACCCGGCTCCTGAGTTCTACTACCAACCCGGTGGCGGTCCGTTGCTCGACATGGGCCCGTACTACGTGACAAGCCTCGTCACGCTGCTCGGCCCGGTACGCCGAGTCACTGGCCGCGCGGGCCGCTCCCAGGAGCAGCGCAAGGTCCACACGGGACCACGAGCGGGGGAGGCGTTCCCGGTCGAGGTGCCGACGCATGTGACCGGCGTACTTGAGCATGAGTCCGGTGCACTGACCACAGTGCTGATGAGCTTCGACGTCTGGGCGGCACGGCTGCCGCGAATCGAGATCTACGGCACCGAGGGCAGCCTGTCCGTCCCCGATCCGAACAACTTCGCGGGCACGGTGGAGATCGCCACCGCAACCGACCGTGACTGGAGAGAGCTTCCGGTAGCCGGTGGGTACGCCGACGCCGGGCGGGGGGTCGGGGTGGCCGACATGGCTCGCGCACTGCGCAACGGCGAGCCGCATCGCGCTGACGGAGCGCTGGCCTACCACGTGCTCGACGTACTGGAGTCAGTGCTCGAGTCTGCGGCCCAGGACCGGTCACTGGACGTGGCGAGTACGGTCTCGCGGCCGGCCGCCGTACCGTTGGGAGCGTCGCCGGAACTGGCCTGA
- a CDS encoding type II toxin-antitoxin system Phd/YefM family antitoxin, whose translation MTEPTAQYNMHEAKTQLSRIIDRVEHGEEVIISRAGRPVAKVVPLPQVVCRQGRGILANRAVLAADWDSVETNEEIAGDFGLSS comes from the coding sequence ATGACAGAGCCCACGGCGCAGTACAACATGCATGAGGCGAAGACCCAGCTGTCGCGCATCATCGACCGGGTCGAGCACGGCGAAGAGGTCATCATCAGCCGCGCCGGACGCCCGGTGGCGAAGGTTGTCCCGCTGCCGCAGGTCGTCTGCCGCCAAGGCCGCGGGATTCTGGCCAACCGGGCCGTGCTGGCCGCCGACTGGGATTCGGTCGAGACCAACGAGGAGATCGCCGGCGACTTCGGTCTGTCGTCGTGA
- a CDS encoding fatty acyl-AMP ligase, whose translation MTTIVDLVVRWAREKPDHPAYTYVDHQAGTRTTLTWSEVDTRARSTAAAIREHAEPGDRVAILTPQGLDYLIAVLGSCYARTIAVPLFAPDLPGHRARLDGALADSSPACVLTSSPADDAADAAVAAGPTIALDQVRPAGWQPEPIDPDDLAYLQYTSGSTGEPSGVMVSHRNLIANVRQLIEAFEFRPGRSMTVSWLPLFHDMGLILTLGVPLLHGDRSVFTDPVAFLMRPARWFQLADGPLDVYTAAPNFAYDYCVQRISAKEDLDLSRFKAFLNGAEPIRPATIAAFTDAFRDCGLDPASHVPAYGLAEAVVFVASALVDTEPTITSFDRDAVTTGVLRPPGAAATELVSCGPPRGQQVVIADPAGNPLPSGHVGEIHLAGPNVARGYWSDPARTTVVFGATLTDGTGPWLRTGDLGALFDGELYVTGRLKDLIIIDGRNHHPQDIEATIHRTHPALRPGRVAAFSVPSHDTEHLIVIVEHTTSDDPTGSIRAAVNRHHALRVHHVLLTRPGTIHRTSSGKPARHPTRTWYLETAGARPSPIVRPSQPG comes from the coding sequence GTGACCACGATCGTCGACCTGGTCGTTCGCTGGGCGCGGGAGAAGCCTGATCATCCTGCCTACACCTACGTCGATCACCAGGCAGGCACTCGCACCACGCTGACCTGGAGTGAGGTCGACACTCGCGCCCGCTCCACCGCGGCCGCGATCCGCGAGCACGCCGAACCAGGCGACCGCGTCGCCATCCTCACGCCGCAAGGACTCGACTACCTCATCGCGGTCCTCGGCTCCTGCTACGCCCGGACGATCGCGGTCCCGTTGTTCGCGCCCGACCTGCCCGGACACCGCGCCAGGCTGGACGGCGCGCTGGCCGACAGCTCACCGGCCTGCGTCCTCACCAGCTCGCCAGCCGATGACGCAGCCGATGCCGCTGTCGCTGCCGGTCCGACGATCGCTCTCGATCAGGTCCGGCCGGCCGGCTGGCAACCCGAGCCGATCGACCCGGACGACCTCGCCTACCTGCAGTACACCTCCGGCTCGACCGGCGAACCGAGCGGCGTGATGGTCTCCCATCGCAACCTGATCGCGAACGTGCGGCAGCTGATCGAGGCCTTCGAGTTCCGGCCGGGCCGCTCGATGACGGTCAGCTGGCTGCCGCTGTTCCACGACATGGGCCTGATCCTGACGCTCGGCGTACCGCTGCTGCACGGCGACCGCTCGGTCTTCACCGATCCGGTCGCGTTCCTGATGCGCCCGGCGCGCTGGTTCCAGCTGGCCGACGGACCGCTCGACGTCTACACCGCGGCCCCGAACTTCGCCTACGACTACTGCGTCCAGCGGATCTCCGCCAAGGAGGATCTCGACCTGAGCCGCTTCAAGGCCTTCCTCAACGGCGCCGAACCGATTCGGCCGGCCACCATCGCGGCCTTCACCGATGCCTTCCGCGACTGCGGTCTCGACCCGGCCAGCCACGTCCCGGCGTACGGGCTGGCGGAGGCGGTCGTGTTCGTCGCCAGCGCGCTCGTGGACACCGAACCGACCATCACCTCGTTCGACCGCGACGCCGTCACCACCGGCGTACTGCGGCCGCCCGGTGCCGCTGCCACCGAGTTGGTGTCCTGCGGCCCACCGCGCGGTCAGCAGGTCGTCATCGCGGACCCGGCCGGCAACCCTCTCCCCTCAGGCCACGTCGGCGAGATCCACTTGGCCGGCCCGAACGTCGCCCGCGGCTACTGGTCCGACCCCGCCCGCACCACCGTGGTCTTCGGCGCAACCCTCACCGACGGCACCGGCCCCTGGCTCCGCACCGGCGACCTCGGCGCCCTGTTCGACGGCGAGCTCTACGTCACCGGCCGCCTCAAGGACCTGATCATCATCGACGGCCGCAACCACCACCCCCAGGACATCGAAGCCACCATCCACCGCACCCACCCAGCTCTCCGGCCAGGCAGAGTAGCCGCCTTCTCCGTCCCCTCCCACGACACCGAACACCTGATCGTCATCGTCGAGCACACCACTTCCGACGACCCCACCGGCTCCATCCGCGCCGCCGTGAACCGCCACCACGCCCTCCGCGTCCACCACGTCCTCCTCACCCGCCCAGGCACCATCCACCGAACCTCCAGCGGCAAACCCGCCCGCCACCCCACCCGCACCTGGTACCTCGAAACCGCTGGAGCTCGACCGTCGCCGATTGTCCGGCCCAGCCAACCGGGCTAG
- a CDS encoding NCS1 family nucleobase:cation symporter-1 translates to MAHAAPASPDQITHPDGRVELSDPASIAESRYGNAELAPTRLPERRWSTYNYAALWMGMAHNIPSYLLAAGLVSLGMNWLQAFLTITLGNLIVLVPLLLNSHAGTKYGIPFPVFARAFYGVRGANFPALLRAFIACGWFGIQTWIGGQAIYVIAGELAGSGWTGAASIGGHPWTMWLSFAFFWALQMVLIWRGIEGLRRFENWAAPLVTLAFLALMIAILVKAGGFGPILSQPSKLGWDADFWKIFAPSLMGMIAFWATLSLNMPDFTRFGKGQRQQVLGQIIGLPTTMSFIALVSIITTSGTVIVYGSAIWDPVELTRRFENPVVVTIGLVMAILATMSCNVAANVVSPSYDFANALPRWLDFRTAGLLTGVIGIVIQPWRLISDPSIYIFVWLSFYGGLLASVAGVLIAGYWFVDRTHLFLADLYLPHGRYWYAAGWNWRAVAATLAGSVLAVGGAYSNPGAGPFPADGLIPFLQPLYDYSWVVGLVAGFVVYLALTVISPIRSSSPTHAAETY, encoded by the coding sequence ATGGCGCATGCGGCACCGGCTTCTCCTGACCAGATCACCCATCCGGACGGCCGGGTCGAGCTGTCCGATCCGGCTTCGATCGCCGAAAGCCGGTACGGGAACGCCGAACTGGCGCCGACCCGGCTGCCCGAGCGGCGCTGGTCGACGTACAACTACGCGGCGCTGTGGATGGGGATGGCGCACAACATCCCCAGCTACCTGCTGGCGGCCGGTCTGGTCTCGCTGGGCATGAACTGGTTGCAGGCGTTCCTCACCATCACCCTGGGCAACCTGATCGTGCTGGTGCCGCTGCTGCTGAACAGCCACGCGGGCACGAAGTACGGCATCCCGTTCCCGGTCTTCGCGCGGGCCTTCTACGGCGTCCGCGGGGCGAACTTCCCGGCGCTGCTGCGGGCGTTCATCGCCTGCGGCTGGTTCGGCATCCAGACCTGGATCGGCGGCCAGGCGATCTACGTGATCGCCGGTGAGCTGGCCGGTTCCGGCTGGACCGGGGCGGCGTCGATCGGCGGTCACCCGTGGACGATGTGGCTGAGCTTCGCGTTCTTCTGGGCCCTGCAGATGGTGCTGATCTGGCGTGGGATCGAGGGCCTGCGCCGGTTCGAGAACTGGGCGGCACCGCTGGTCACGCTCGCCTTCCTGGCGTTGATGATCGCGATCCTGGTGAAGGCCGGCGGCTTCGGCCCGATCCTGTCGCAGCCGTCCAAGCTGGGCTGGGACGCCGACTTCTGGAAGATCTTCGCGCCGTCGCTGATGGGGATGATCGCGTTCTGGGCGACGCTGTCGCTGAACATGCCCGACTTCACCCGGTTCGGCAAGGGCCAGCGCCAGCAGGTGCTCGGGCAGATCATCGGGCTGCCGACCACGATGTCGTTCATCGCGCTGGTCTCGATCATCACCACCTCCGGGACGGTGATCGTCTACGGTTCGGCGATCTGGGACCCGGTCGAGCTGACCCGGCGGTTCGAGAACCCGGTGGTGGTGACGATCGGCCTGGTGATGGCGATCCTGGCGACGATGTCGTGCAACGTCGCGGCGAACGTGGTCAGTCCGTCGTACGACTTCGCCAACGCGCTGCCCCGCTGGCTCGACTTCCGCACCGCGGGGCTGCTGACCGGCGTGATCGGGATCGTGATCCAGCCCTGGCGGCTGATCTCCGATCCTTCGATCTACATCTTCGTCTGGCTGTCGTTCTACGGCGGCCTGCTCGCGTCGGTGGCCGGCGTACTGATCGCCGGCTACTGGTTCGTCGACCGCACCCATCTGTTCCTCGCCGACCTCTATCTGCCGCACGGCCGCTACTGGTACGCCGCCGGCTGGAACTGGCGAGCGGTCGCCGCCACGCTGGCCGGGTCGGTCCTGGCCGTCGGTGGCGCCTACTCCAACCCCGGCGCCGGGCCGTTCCCCGCCGACGGCCTGATCCCGTTCCTGCAGCCGCTCTACGACTACTCCTGGGTGGTCGGGCTGGTCGCCGGCTTCGTGGTCTATCTAGCCCTCACCGTCATCTCCCCGATCCGCAGCAGTTCGCCGACCCACGCCGCCGAGACCTACTGA
- a CDS encoding EF-Tu/IF-2/RF-3 family GTPase: MGWKFWKQEPRVQDVRPQDGPVPDGSVQDGRVQDAVPAGQFTLPVEDVFAITGRGTIVTGRITSGTVRTGDQVLIMRAGQPVATTRVTAIEAFRKTLTAASAGENVGLLLEGIDKSQVLAGDVISH; encoded by the coding sequence ATGGGATGGAAGTTCTGGAAGCAGGAGCCACGGGTGCAGGACGTCCGGCCGCAGGACGGCCCGGTGCCAGACGGATCGGTGCAGGACGGGCGGGTGCAGGACGCCGTACCGGCCGGGCAGTTCACGTTGCCGGTCGAGGACGTCTTCGCCATCACCGGCCGCGGCACGATCGTCACCGGACGGATCACCTCGGGCACGGTGCGGACCGGTGATCAGGTGCTGATCATGCGTGCCGGGCAGCCGGTGGCGACCACCCGCGTCACCGCGATCGAGGCGTTCCGCAAGACGCTCACCGCCGCGAGCGCCGGGGAGAACGTCGGCCTGTTGCTCGAAGGCATCGACAAGAGCCAGGTGCTCGCCGGTGACGTCATCTCCCACTGA
- a CDS encoding type II toxin-antitoxin system VapC family toxin, which yields MTRSGLPRRLLLDTHVLLWWMLDGPELADELKDRIDTELQVYVSAATIWEISIKAAAGKLDLPPNFLELVERTGVGELPIRSAHADLAGRLPLLHRDPFDRMLIAQALTERLTLVTRNATIHQYDVPVLKA from the coding sequence GTGACCCGGTCGGGCCTCCCGCGCAGGCTGCTGCTGGACACCCATGTCCTGCTCTGGTGGATGCTGGACGGCCCCGAGTTGGCCGATGAGCTCAAGGACCGGATCGACACCGAGCTCCAGGTCTATGTCAGCGCCGCGACGATCTGGGAGATCTCGATCAAGGCAGCGGCCGGCAAGCTCGACCTGCCGCCGAACTTCCTGGAGCTGGTCGAACGCACCGGAGTCGGTGAGCTGCCGATCCGGTCGGCTCACGCAGACCTGGCCGGCCGGCTCCCACTCCTGCATCGCGATCCTTTCGACCGGATGCTGATCGCTCAGGCCCTCACCGAGAGACTCACGCTGGTGACCAGGAACGCAACGATTCACCAGTACGACGTACCGGTACTGAAAGCCTGA
- a CDS encoding MBL fold metallo-hydrolase produces MSAWEELGDRTWVRRYPEYDVNVGLVVGSEGALVVDTRADVEQATQLLADIREVTELPVRWVVNTHAHFDHVFGNPAFEGATSYAQENTVAAVAGTVAIDIGFAVAKVIELGDRRVELLHLGNGHTDGDLVIVVPDVDVFFAGDLIEESAPPSYGEDCHPLQWADTVDRLIGLLSATARVVPGHGAVVDAEFVRDQNSDIGTVANTISGLHHNGTSLEAALAHTDDWPWPHPHLEQAVRRGYAALGAPPRPTLPLLGLAKDE; encoded by the coding sequence ATGAGTGCGTGGGAAGAACTCGGCGACCGCACGTGGGTCCGCCGGTATCCGGAGTACGACGTGAACGTCGGGCTCGTCGTCGGCAGCGAGGGCGCCCTGGTGGTCGACACCCGGGCCGACGTGGAGCAGGCGACGCAGTTGCTCGCCGACATCCGCGAGGTCACCGAACTGCCGGTGCGCTGGGTGGTCAACACCCACGCCCACTTCGACCACGTCTTCGGCAACCCCGCCTTCGAGGGCGCGACCAGCTACGCGCAGGAGAACACCGTCGCCGCGGTCGCCGGGACCGTTGCCATCGACATCGGTTTCGCGGTCGCCAAGGTGATCGAGCTGGGCGACCGCCGGGTCGAGCTGCTGCACCTGGGCAACGGGCACACCGACGGCGACCTGGTGATCGTCGTACCGGACGTGGACGTGTTCTTCGCCGGTGACCTGATCGAGGAGTCGGCGCCGCCGTCGTACGGCGAGGACTGCCATCCACTGCAGTGGGCCGACACGGTCGACCGGCTGATCGGGCTGCTGTCCGCGACGGCCAGGGTCGTGCCCGGGCACGGTGCGGTGGTCGACGCGGAGTTCGTCCGCGACCAGAACAGCGACATCGGCACGGTCGCGAACACCATCTCGGGGCTGCACCACAACGGCACCTCACTCGAGGCAGCGCTCGCGCACACCGACGACTGGCCGTGGCCGCATCCCCACCTCGAGCAGGCCGTACGCCGCGGGTACGCCGCCCTGGGCGCGCCGCCGCGCCCGACCCTGCCGCTGCTCGGACTGGCCAAGGACGAGTAG
- a CDS encoding acyltransferase domain-containing protein, with protein sequence MAIAEQDLRRFLVDRIARSCELTEADIDPDRLLEQYGLTSKDAIAATGELEELLGRRLEPSSIWRYPTVNQMIRGLLSDTWPDGVPITPTEPLTGDEIAVIGLGLRPTGGDQLLLEVAWEALEYAGISPRALAGTSTGVFGAAALAPQLALAGPVDSTGAPVAQAIASLRSGSSDLALAVLPVLADHGCRIAVLKRLADATRDFDQVLALCIDSENSPAEPETDDFFEAVLTADRGMTRDLVPFPVGRSLATPQAVVRRARPAARTPSSGPTRLLLADVSIERIQQYAEQLAAHLRATSAAGNADVAHTLARRTGRGPVRAAVVGRERADLTAALTSLAQGNDSPDVLSAQATAEPPQPVWVFSGRPEEVLPTELLAAGGLRELAESVPGLAGMIAELDPLMAWAAGVSLRDAVLNGTVPIGDELPITYAVQLALALSWQQYGVVPAAIAADGAGEVAAAVVAGALTATEGAQVIAALARTPDQLNTALADLSPAAARLPFYSAASTETVPFSADYWAANSKQPDTLGTTLSRATLDGHQLFFPLTADALAFHTQLARLEVLGHPIVVPPGRVTDVPVPAWPTP encoded by the coding sequence ATGGCTATCGCTGAGCAGGACCTCAGACGCTTCCTGGTGGATCGGATCGCACGCTCCTGCGAACTCACCGAGGCCGACATCGACCCGGACCGGTTGCTGGAGCAGTACGGGCTGACCTCGAAGGACGCGATCGCGGCCACCGGGGAGCTCGAGGAGCTGCTCGGGCGGCGCCTGGAGCCGAGCAGCATCTGGCGGTATCCGACCGTCAACCAGATGATCCGCGGTCTGCTCAGCGACACCTGGCCCGACGGCGTCCCGATCACCCCCACGGAACCACTCACCGGGGACGAGATCGCCGTCATCGGCCTCGGCCTCCGCCCGACCGGCGGCGACCAGTTGTTGCTGGAGGTCGCGTGGGAGGCTCTCGAGTACGCCGGAATCTCACCTCGCGCCCTGGCAGGCACCTCGACCGGCGTGTTCGGCGCCGCCGCTCTGGCCCCGCAGCTCGCGCTGGCCGGTCCGGTCGATTCCACCGGCGCTCCGGTAGCGCAAGCGATAGCGAGCCTCCGGTCCGGCAGCTCCGACCTCGCTCTTGCCGTCCTGCCCGTCTTGGCCGACCACGGTTGCCGCATCGCCGTTCTCAAGCGTCTGGCCGACGCCACTCGGGACTTCGACCAGGTACTTGCCTTGTGCATCGATTCCGAGAACTCACCAGCTGAACCGGAGACGGACGACTTCTTCGAGGCGGTGCTGACGGCCGATCGCGGGATGACTCGCGACCTGGTCCCGTTCCCCGTCGGCCGGTCGCTGGCAACCCCGCAGGCCGTCGTACGCCGGGCGCGCCCTGCCGCACGCACGCCCTCGAGCGGGCCGACCAGGCTCCTGCTGGCGGACGTGTCGATCGAGCGCATCCAGCAGTACGCCGAGCAGCTGGCCGCACACCTCCGCGCCACCTCCGCCGCGGGCAACGCGGATGTCGCGCACACCCTGGCCCGACGGACCGGTCGCGGTCCGGTCCGGGCGGCCGTCGTCGGCCGGGAACGAGCCGACCTCACCGCCGCCCTGACATCGCTTGCCCAGGGCAACGATAGTCCGGATGTCCTGAGCGCCCAGGCAACTGCGGAGCCGCCGCAACCGGTGTGGGTCTTCTCGGGCCGGCCCGAAGAGGTGCTCCCGACAGAGCTCCTCGCTGCTGGAGGACTGCGGGAACTGGCGGAGAGCGTGCCGGGCCTCGCGGGCATGATCGCGGAGCTCGATCCGTTGATGGCCTGGGCCGCGGGCGTTTCACTTCGCGATGCGGTGCTGAACGGAACTGTGCCGATCGGTGACGAGTTGCCGATCACGTACGCCGTACAGCTCGCGCTTGCCTTGTCATGGCAGCAGTACGGCGTCGTACCGGCAGCGATCGCGGCCGACGGCGCAGGTGAGGTCGCGGCCGCGGTCGTGGCGGGAGCGCTGACTGCCACCGAAGGTGCGCAAGTGATCGCCGCCTTGGCCCGTACGCCGGACCAGCTCAACACAGCCTTGGCGGATCTCTCCCCCGCAGCCGCCCGCCTGCCTTTCTACTCAGCAGCCTCGACCGAGACGGTCCCGTTCAGCGCCGACTACTGGGCCGCCAACTCCAAGCAGCCGGACACCCTCGGTACGACGCTCAGCCGCGCCACCCTCGACGGTCACCAACTCTTCTTCCCGCTGACCGCCGACGCGCTCGCGTTCCATACCCAGCTCGCGCGGCTCGAGGTGCTCGGTCACCCGATCGTCGTGCCGCCGGGTCGCGTCACCGACGTACCGGTTCCGGCCTGGCCCACGCCGTGA